The bacterium nucleotide sequence TACAAAAAACAAAGAAGAAAAAACCAAAGGGAAAGGCAAAAATCACTATAAATATAGAAGGATAGAGAAGATAAAAGAAAAAAATGATGATTTTTAATGTGTTTAAGTTTTTATCGAGAATTACTAGCACTTTATACTTCTTATTCATATTCACCGACCTCCTTTTTACAACTTCATTGTTGTATATATAAAATATCGGCTAAATTACTTATAAAGTTAAATGTTACAGACCACTAGTTAAGATTACAGTTGAGCTTCATCCATACTTAACTTAACAAAATTCTAAATTTTAGTTTTAATTGCATAAATTTTTGCAATTATTTATAATTTAGGAAATGGAAGATTTAATAACAAAGCTCATTGAGGCACTTGGAGAAGACCCAAAGAGGGAAGGGTTGGTTGATACACCAAAAAGGGTTTCTTCTTCCCTTAAATATTTGACATCTGGCTATTTGGAAGACCCTGTTGATGTATTAAAAAAGGCAATATTTATTGAGGAATATGATGAGATGGTAATAGTTAAGGACATAGAGCTCTTTAGCCTTTGTGAGCATCATCTTCTGCCATTCTTTGGAAGGTGTAATGTTGCTTATATTCCAGATAAAAAGATAGTAGGATTATCCAAAATTGCAAGGGTTGTTGATATTTATGCAAGGAGGCTTCAGGTTCAAGAGCGTCTTACTACACAGATAGCAAATACAATTAACGATGTTTTGCAACCAAAGGGTGTTGCCGTTGTAATAGAGGCTTTACACCTCTGTATGACAATGAGGGGTGTTGAAAAGCAGAATCCTCGCATTATTACATCCTCTATGCTTGGCTTATTTAGAAAAAATAAAAGCACAAGGATGGAGTTTATGGAGCTTATAAAAAATGTATCTTCTTGATAAAAATTCTGATAATACAGAGCTTTGCCTAGGAATAGCAAGGGATGGAGCAATTGCCAGAGGGATAAATGATATTATTGTTGCCTCAACCACAGGAAAAACAGGCTTAATTGCTGTAAGGATGCTTCAAGGAAGCGGGATAAACCTTTAAATTCTTTGAAATGAGGGTAATTGAAATATTGGCAAAGCCAAAGTGAAAAACTCTATTGACAAGATTTTGTTTTTGTTGTTATTATTTAAA carries:
- the folE gene encoding GTP cyclohydrolase I FolE is translated as MEDLITKLIEALGEDPKREGLVDTPKRVSSSLKYLTSGYLEDPVDVLKKAIFIEEYDEMVIVKDIELFSLCEHHLLPFFGRCNVAYIPDKKIVGLSKIARVVDIYARRLQVQERLTTQIANTINDVLQPKGVAVVIEALHLCMTMRGVEKQNPRIITSSMLGLFRKNKSTRMEFMELIKNVSS